The Amycolatopsis viridis genome window below encodes:
- a CDS encoding polyadenylate-specific 3'-exoribonuclease AS, translated as MRFFYDTEFIEDGVTIDLVSIGVVDERGREFYAVSTDFDPAKAGPWVRENVLPKLPSPGDKAWRSRAQIRADLLEFFGRPHGGIELWAWYAAYDHVALAQLWGTMPELPRQLPRFTRDLRQRWEDVGKPKLPLPPANAHDALADARFNLERWRIIDEVRRRKGFPL; from the coding sequence GTGCGGTTCTTCTACGACACCGAGTTCATCGAGGACGGCGTGACGATCGATCTGGTCTCGATCGGTGTCGTGGACGAACGGGGACGCGAGTTCTACGCGGTGTCCACCGACTTCGACCCCGCCAAGGCCGGCCCGTGGGTGCGCGAGAACGTCCTGCCGAAGCTGCCCTCCCCGGGCGACAAGGCGTGGCGCAGCCGGGCGCAGATCCGGGCCGACCTGCTGGAGTTCTTCGGGCGGCCGCACGGCGGGATCGAGCTGTGGGCCTGGTACGCCGCCTACGACCACGTCGCGCTGGCCCAGCTGTGGGGCACGATGCCCGAGCTGCCCCGCCAGCTGCCCCGCTTCACCCGGGATCTGCGGCAGCGGTGGGAGGACGTCGGCAAACCGAAACTGCCCCTGCCGCCGGCGAACGCGCACGACGCGCTGGCCGACGCCCGGTTCAACCTGGAGCGGTGGCGGATCATCGACGAGGTGCGGCGGCGCAAGGGCTTCCCGCTCTGA